In Blautia wexlerae DSM 19850, a single window of DNA contains:
- a CDS encoding substrate-binding domain-containing protein translates to MKKRLMAITFAALMATSMMGSTVFAATDGGSVAGKTSLADADFDTDYQPQKDEYKIYCTYKNIHSWYDAIKTGVDAAVADLKDKGVTIDYEWYGPAQPDAVDQVNSIETAVGQGYDLIAVDVNQADTTAKAIDTAVDAGVKVATFGTVDVPDCKRSFFVGNDDPYGDGEALAKAVCEKMGGKGQIALLGGTMGAESHEQRLQAFKDVIATYPDIEVVDEQRDDDSVEKAISLTESWLQAYPDLGGILCNNMSNPVGACQAVTDAGKAGDIIIGGMDHDLRTLNYLKDGTLYVAQVQNCYDMGYKLIWNAVKTIDGETVDEVTDVGSTSVYADDADNYITMLYGEDADTDAE, encoded by the coding sequence ATGAAAAAAAGACTTATGGCAATCACATTTGCAGCATTAATGGCAACATCCATGATGGGATCTACAGTATTTGCAGCAACAGACGGTGGAAGCGTAGCTGGAAAAACATCTCTAGCAGATGCAGACTTTGATACAGACTATCAGCCACAGAAAGACGAATATAAGATCTACTGCACATACAAAAACATCCACAGCTGGTATGATGCAATCAAAACTGGTGTAGATGCAGCTGTAGCAGATCTCAAAGATAAAGGCGTTACAATTGACTATGAATGGTATGGACCGGCACAGCCGGATGCAGTTGACCAGGTAAACTCAATTGAAACAGCAGTAGGACAGGGATATGACCTGATCGCTGTAGACGTTAATCAGGCAGATACTACTGCAAAAGCAATTGATACAGCAGTAGATGCAGGCGTTAAAGTTGCAACATTTGGAACTGTTGACGTACCAGACTGCAAGAGAAGCTTCTTCGTAGGAAATGATGATCCATACGGAGATGGAGAAGCACTCGCAAAAGCAGTATGTGAGAAGATGGGTGGAAAAGGACAGATCGCACTTCTTGGCGGTACAATGGGCGCAGAATCTCATGAGCAGAGACTTCAGGCATTCAAAGATGTTATTGCTACATATCCGGATATCGAAGTAGTAGATGAGCAGAGAGATGATGACTCTGTAGAAAAAGCAATCAGCTTAACAGAATCCTGGTTGCAGGCATATCCGGATCTGGGCGGTATCCTCTGCAACAACATGTCCAACCCTGTTGGCGCATGTCAGGCTGTAACAGATGCAGGTAAAGCAGGCGATATCATTATTGGTGGTATGGATCATGATCTTCGTACTCTGAACTATCTGAAAGACGGTACATTATATGTAGCTCAGGTTCAGAACTGCTATGATATGGGATACAAATTAATCTGGAACGCTGTTAAGACTATCGACGGCGAAACAGTAGACGAAGTTACAGACGTTGGATCAACATCCGTATACGCTGACGATGCAGACAACTATATTACCATGCTTTATGGAGAGGATGCAGATACAGATGCAGAATAA
- a CDS encoding ABC transporter permease: MNSLKKFIKSTAGMVFIVTVLVGIAVHIATGNFFTSYNISTLSRAASFAIIVGFGQTIVLLTGGIDLSVATIGQVCGMASAIFMVNYGMNPYLAIIIASLMGIVLGAVNGFFIAYFKMTPFIVTLATMQIYKGIVYVITKGMPITGMPENAQNLANGIIGGVLPKIVVMMILICVILTVMLNRTKFGRHIYALGGNRKCAKIVGIPTEKVEMLVYCLSGLLAAFAGVMMACKLASFQASIGESWQMDSITAAVLGGTSMAGGIGTVVGTIFGGLLSSVISTCITLLRISSYWQTIVTGAVVLIAVLIDAVKDNPAIQEKIQRKRRSKGKN; encoded by the coding sequence ATGAACAGTTTAAAGAAATTTATAAAATCTACAGCAGGAATGGTATTTATCGTAACCGTTCTTGTTGGAATTGCAGTACATATAGCAACAGGAAACTTTTTTACATCTTATAACATCAGTACACTCTCAAGAGCTGCTTCTTTTGCCATTATTGTTGGTTTTGGACAGACAATTGTACTTCTCACAGGAGGAATCGACCTTTCTGTAGCAACTATTGGTCAGGTTTGTGGTATGGCAAGTGCAATTTTTATGGTAAATTATGGAATGAATCCATATCTTGCTATTATCATTGCCAGCCTGATGGGTATCGTTCTTGGTGCGGTAAACGGTTTCTTTATTGCTTATTTTAAAATGACACCATTTATCGTAACTTTGGCAACTATGCAGATTTATAAAGGTATTGTATACGTTATCACGAAAGGTATGCCAATCACAGGTATGCCGGAAAATGCACAGAACCTCGCGAACGGAATTATCGGTGGAGTACTTCCTAAGATTGTTGTTATGATGATCCTGATTTGTGTGATCCTTACAGTCATGCTTAACAGAACAAAGTTCGGACGTCATATCTACGCACTTGGCGGCAACCGTAAATGTGCAAAGATTGTAGGTATCCCTACAGAAAAAGTAGAAATGTTAGTATACTGCCTGAGTGGTCTTCTCGCTGCATTTGCAGGTGTTATGATGGCATGTAAGCTTGCTTCTTTTCAGGCAAGTATTGGTGAAAGCTGGCAGATGGATTCCATCACAGCAGCAGTACTTGGTGGTACTTCCATGGCAGGTGGTATCGGAACTGTTGTCGGAACTATCTTTGGTGGTCTCTTAAGCAGTGTTATCAGTACATGTATTACATTGCTGAGAATCTCTTCCTACTGGCAGACAATCGTTACAGGTGCAGTTGTACTGATCGCTGTACTCATTGACGCAGTAAAAGATAATCCTGCAATTCAGGAAAAAATTCAGAGAAAACGCAGAAGCAAAGGAAAAAATTAA
- a CDS encoding FGGY-family carbohydrate kinase — protein sequence MSSFYILGIDQSTQGTKAVLFDKDGKIIARADAAHKQIVNDQNWVSHDLEEIYANVIKAARQVVEKAGIDKKQIVCIGIDNQRETTAAWNRKTGKPVADAIVWQCSRAKDICRRIGEDGVSGEKVYRRTGLKLSPYYPAGKMAWFLENISGAKELAENGELALGTMDSWLVYKLTGGKEFKTDYSNASRTQLLNIKDLVWDREMCELFGIPMKALPQICDSDSTFGYTDLEGYLDKEIPICGILGDSHGALYGHNCRQAGGIKTTYGTGSSVMMNTGETPFFSEHGLSTSLAWRIKGKASYVLEGNINYTGAVISWLKDNLHMISSPGETEELARKADPNDHTYIVPAFSGLGAPWWRDDIYASISGMSRTTGREEIVKAGCECIAYQINDVIDAMRKDSEIDISQMCVDGGPTRNKYLMQFQSDISQTEIKIPDAEELSVIGAGYLAGESAGYYEPDDIYKAITYNFFETEMPEQERNEKVQGWNEAVEMLLKK from the coding sequence ATGAGTTCATTCTACATTCTGGGAATTGACCAGAGCACGCAGGGAACAAAAGCTGTTCTTTTTGACAAAGATGGAAAGATTATTGCCAGAGCAGATGCGGCACATAAGCAGATTGTAAATGATCAGAACTGGGTATCGCATGATCTGGAAGAGATTTACGCAAATGTAATCAAAGCTGCCAGACAGGTGGTAGAGAAAGCTGGCATAGATAAAAAACAGATTGTTTGTATCGGAATTGACAACCAGAGAGAAACAACAGCAGCATGGAACCGAAAAACAGGAAAACCTGTTGCAGATGCGATCGTATGGCAGTGTAGCAGAGCAAAAGATATCTGCAGACGGATCGGTGAAGATGGTGTTTCCGGTGAAAAGGTCTACAGACGGACCGGTCTGAAGCTTTCTCCGTATTATCCGGCAGGCAAGATGGCATGGTTCCTTGAGAACATTTCCGGAGCAAAAGAACTTGCAGAGAACGGAGAACTTGCTCTTGGAACAATGGACAGCTGGCTGGTATATAAACTGACAGGTGGAAAGGAATTCAAGACAGACTACTCCAATGCCAGCAGAACACAGCTTCTGAATATCAAAGATCTGGTATGGGACAGAGAAATGTGTGAACTGTTTGGAATTCCGATGAAAGCACTTCCTCAGATCTGTGATTCAGATTCCACATTCGGATATACAGACCTGGAAGGATACCTGGATAAAGAAATTCCAATCTGTGGAATCCTCGGTGATTCTCATGGAGCCCTTTACGGACATAACTGCAGACAGGCAGGCGGAATCAAAACTACTTACGGAACAGGATCTTCCGTAATGATGAACACAGGTGAGACACCATTCTTCAGTGAACATGGTTTATCTACTTCCCTTGCATGGAGAATCAAAGGAAAAGCTTCTTATGTATTAGAAGGAAATATCAATTATACAGGAGCCGTTATTTCCTGGCTGAAAGATAACCTTCACATGATTTCCTCTCCGGGAGAAACAGAAGAACTGGCAAGAAAAGCAGATCCAAATGATCATACATATATTGTACCTGCTTTTTCAGGACTGGGAGCTCCATGGTGGAGAGATGACATTTACGCAAGTATTTCAGGAATGAGCAGAACAACTGGAAGAGAAGAAATTGTAAAAGCAGGATGTGAATGCATCGCTTATCAGATCAATGATGTAATTGATGCAATGAGAAAAGATTCAGAAATTGATATTTCGCAGATGTGTGTAGATGGAGGTCCTACCAGGAATAAATATCTGATGCAGTTCCAGAGCGATATCTCACAGACAGAAATCAAGATTCCAGATGCAGAAGAACTTTCAGTGATCGGAGCCGGATATCTGGCAGGAGAATCTGCCGGATACTATGAACCAGACGATATTTATAAGGCAATTACCTATAACTTCTTTGAAACAGAGATGCCGGAGCAGGAAAGAAATGAAAAGGTTCAGGGATGGAATGAAGCAGTAGAGATGCTTCTGAAAAAGTAA
- a CDS encoding DeoR/GlpR family DNA-binding transcription regulator, with protein MKKERHARIIEIMQNQNIITIKDLAQQLNCTEMTVRRNLDELQNMNFVKRERGYAILLQPAKDTDYYVESGEHEREKRAIATIALQYIHPSQSICMDSGTTIQQLITMLPMTMPLSVITPSLVGALALSDNTNIQVLIPSGVMHHTNRSILISDPEWLSQYRADIAFMSCRSFRVPGGAFEHSQALTSTKRALASIAQKRIILLDYSKWNVNSLCNSLKLSDLNILITDNKAPLELATKAAEKGIEIIIVNPDNNVIQEHFNPSEDSPIK; from the coding sequence ATGAAAAAAGAACGGCACGCTCGAATTATCGAAATTATGCAAAATCAAAATATTATTACTATAAAAGATCTTGCACAACAACTAAACTGTACAGAAATGACCGTTCGCCGCAATCTTGATGAACTTCAGAATATGAACTTTGTAAAAAGAGAACGGGGATATGCCATTTTGCTTCAGCCCGCAAAAGATACTGATTATTATGTAGAAAGCGGAGAACACGAACGCGAAAAGCGAGCAATCGCAACTATTGCTTTACAGTATATCCATCCATCCCAGAGTATTTGTATGGATTCCGGAACTACAATCCAGCAACTTATCACAATGCTCCCTATGACCATGCCATTATCAGTGATAACTCCCAGCCTTGTAGGCGCGCTGGCATTATCAGATAATACAAATATACAGGTTCTGATTCCAAGCGGAGTGATGCACCACACTAATCGTTCTATATTGATTTCTGATCCTGAATGGCTCTCTCAATACCGAGCAGATATTGCCTTTATGTCCTGCCGTTCTTTCCGCGTCCCCGGTGGTGCGTTCGAACATTCACAGGCACTTACTTCCACCAAACGTGCTCTGGCGTCTATTGCTCAGAAACGAATTATTCTTTTGGATTATTCCAAGTGGAATGTAAACTCGTTGTGTAATTCTCTGAAATTATCAGATTTAAACATCCTTATTACAGATAATAAAGCGCCTTTAGAACTAGCTACCAAAGCAGCTGAAAAAGGAATTGAAATTATTATTGTAAACCCTGATAATAATGTTATTCAGGAACATTTTAATCCTTCAGAAGACAGCCCTATAAAATAG
- a CDS encoding NAD(P)-dependent alcohol dehydrogenase, producing the protein MEGTMKVCVLTGQRQLEWTEREIPQPAAGELQIKLEYVGICGSDLHFFDQGRLANWELDGPLALGHEPGGVVTAIGEGVTGFEVGDKVAIEPAVPCGKCEACRTGHYNLCPDVKMLAIPHERDGVFSEYCTHDATMCYKLPENMDTMEGGLLEPLTVGMHGTELSDAKLGETAIVLGCGCIGLCTIMSLKARGVTEIYAADVLDKRLEKALEVGATRVFNSTRESIEEFAKTLPGGGADQVYECAGNRITTLQTCRLIKRAGKVTLTGVSPEPVLELDIATLNAMEGTIYSVYRYRNLYPKAIKAVSGGLIPLKKIVSHVFDFKDCIHAIEYSNDHKDEVIKGVIKF; encoded by the coding sequence ATGGAAGGAACAATGAAAGTCTGCGTACTGACAGGACAGAGACAGCTTGAGTGGACAGAGAGAGAAATCCCGCAGCCGGCAGCAGGAGAACTTCAGATCAAACTGGAGTATGTAGGAATCTGTGGATCTGATCTTCATTTCTTTGATCAGGGAAGACTGGCAAACTGGGAACTGGACGGACCTCTTGCTCTGGGACATGAGCCGGGCGGAGTTGTTACAGCAATCGGTGAAGGCGTAACAGGATTCGAGGTCGGTGACAAAGTTGCTATTGAACCTGCAGTACCATGTGGCAAATGTGAAGCCTGCAGAACAGGTCATTACAACCTTTGCCCGGATGTAAAGATGCTGGCAATTCCTCACGAAAGAGACGGTGTTTTCTCTGAGTACTGTACACATGACGCAACAATGTGCTACAAACTTCCGGAGAACATGGATACTATGGAAGGCGGACTTCTGGAGCCATTAACAGTAGGTATGCATGGAACAGAACTTTCCGATGCCAAACTTGGTGAGACTGCAATTGTTCTTGGATGTGGATGTATCGGTCTGTGTACCATCATGAGCCTGAAAGCCAGAGGCGTAACAGAAATCTATGCAGCAGACGTACTGGACAAACGTCTGGAAAAAGCACTGGAAGTAGGTGCAACAAGAGTATTTAACAGCACAAGAGAAAGCATTGAAGAATTTGCAAAAACACTTCCGGGTGGCGGAGCTGATCAGGTTTACGAATGTGCAGGAAACAGAATCACAACATTACAGACCTGCAGATTGATCAAACGTGCAGGAAAAGTTACTCTGACAGGTGTTTCTCCGGAACCTGTACTTGAACTGGATATCGCTACATTAAATGCAATGGAAGGAACAATCTATTCCGTATACAGATACAGAAACCTGTATCCAAAGGCAATCAAAGCAGTATCCGGTGGACTGATCCCGTTAAAGAAAATCGTTTCTCATGTATTTGATTTCAAAGATTGCATCCATGCGATTGAATACAGCAATGATCATAAAGATGAAGTAATCAAGGGCGTAATTAAATTTTAA
- the thiC gene encoding phosphomethylpyrimidine synthase ThiC, producing the protein MTQYTTQMDAARQGIITPQMEIVAEKEHFDVEELRELIAKGQVIIPCNKNHKSISPSGVGAKLTTKINVNLGVSRDWKDVDMEYEKVHSAVEMGAEAIMDLSSYGDTRSFRRKLTSECPAMIGTVPIYDAVVYYHKALGKITSEEWIDIVRMHAEDGVDFMTIHCGMNRATAARFKQNKRLMNIVSRGGSIMFAWMEMTGKENPFYEHFDEILDICREYDITLSLGDACRPGCIADATDTAQIEELITLGELTKRAWEKDVQVMIEGPGHMPLNQIAANMEIQKTLCHGAPFYVLGPLVTDVAPGYDHITSAIGGAIAAYSGAAFLCYVTPAEHLRLPNAADVKEGIIAAKIAAHAADIAKGVPGAAEWDYKMSEARKRLDWEEMFKLSMDPEKARRYRAEAKPEKEDTCSMCGNFCAVKNTNRILDGEIVTIFDE; encoded by the coding sequence ATGACACAGTATACAACGCAGATGGACGCGGCACGTCAGGGAATCATCACACCACAGATGGAAATCGTAGCAGAAAAAGAACACTTTGACGTGGAAGAATTAAGAGAACTGATTGCAAAAGGACAGGTAATTATTCCCTGCAACAAAAATCACAAAAGCATCAGTCCGAGCGGTGTCGGTGCAAAGCTGACCACCAAGATCAATGTAAATTTAGGTGTTTCCAGAGACTGGAAAGACGTTGATATGGAATATGAAAAGGTACATTCAGCAGTAGAAATGGGTGCAGAAGCCATCATGGATCTCAGCTCCTACGGAGATACCAGAAGCTTCCGCCGCAAACTTACATCCGAATGTCCGGCAATGATCGGTACTGTTCCGATCTACGACGCAGTAGTATATTATCACAAAGCGCTTGGCAAGATTACTTCTGAAGAGTGGATTGATATCGTACGTATGCATGCAGAAGACGGCGTGGATTTTATGACTATCCACTGCGGTATGAATCGTGCAACCGCAGCACGTTTCAAACAGAATAAACGTCTCATGAACATTGTTTCCAGAGGTGGTTCTATTATGTTCGCATGGATGGAAATGACAGGAAAAGAGAACCCGTTCTATGAGCATTTTGATGAAATTCTTGATATCTGCAGAGAGTATGATATCACTTTAAGTCTGGGAGATGCATGTCGTCCCGGATGTATTGCAGATGCAACTGATACTGCACAGATTGAAGAGCTGATCACTCTCGGTGAGCTTACCAAACGTGCATGGGAAAAGGATGTTCAGGTTATGATCGAGGGACCTGGCCACATGCCGCTGAACCAGATCGCAGCTAATATGGAAATCCAGAAAACTCTTTGCCATGGCGCTCCTTTCTATGTACTTGGACCGCTTGTAACAGATGTTGCTCCCGGATATGACCACATTACTTCCGCAATCGGCGGTGCGATCGCTGCTTATTCAGGTGCTGCTTTCCTCTGCTATGTAACACCTGCAGAACATCTTCGTCTGCCAAATGCAGCTGATGTAAAAGAGGGAATTATCGCTGCCAAAATTGCTGCTCATGCCGCTGATATTGCCAAAGGAGTTCCCGGTGCCGCAGAATGGGATTATAAGATGAGCGAAGCGAGAAAACGTCTTGACTGGGAAGAAATGTTCAAACTCAGCATGGATCCTGAGAAAGCAAGACGCTACCGCGCAGAGGCTAAACCTGAGAAAGAAGACACCTGCAGTATGTGCGGAAACTTCTGTGCCGTAAAGAATACAAACCGTATTCTGGATGGTGAAATTGTTACTATTTTTGATGAATGA
- a CDS encoding sugar ABC transporter ATP-binding protein, translating to MQNKNDNLIIEMKDISKFFPGTRALDHVSLKLRKGEIHALVGENGAGKSTLMNILTGQLTKDGGEVFMEGEPLRLSSPQDALKKNIVLVPQELNLIPEASVTENIFLGNEFCSKGMIDWKKSHEKAKELLKVLNVDIDVTQPVKKLSAAYQQMVSIAHALTYTPKVLILDEPTAVLTNIEAQNLFNSMHRLKEQGTAMVFITHHLDEVMEETDRITIMKDGQLVEEVPTSEITKEEMITKMAGKKVNVAKHIKRTYSKEKFFEAKNLTRTGEFENVSFDVKKGEILCVAGLVGAGRTEIFKCVFGITEKEPGGHTFIEGKEVNIKSPIEAIKYGMGYVSEERRHDGITPGMSVKENMILPSYGQMTKNGLIDYKKITEIVDQYIDSMSIKTASRETLIKNLSGGNQQKVIVARWMAKNVKMLILDEPTRGIDVNAKGEIYDLIRTLADNGVAVVVISSEMEEVLALADRIMVIHAGKVSGFIDQVETTSQEDVLKVAFQ from the coding sequence ATGCAGAATAAGAATGATAATCTTATCATCGAAATGAAGGATATCAGTAAGTTTTTTCCGGGCACCAGAGCTCTGGATCACGTAAGTCTGAAACTGAGAAAAGGTGAAATCCATGCACTGGTAGGAGAGAACGGAGCCGGAAAAAGTACTCTTATGAATATCCTTACCGGACAGCTTACAAAAGATGGCGGGGAAGTCTTCATGGAAGGAGAGCCGTTAAGGCTCTCTTCTCCACAGGACGCATTAAAAAAGAATATTGTATTAGTGCCACAGGAACTGAATCTTATTCCTGAAGCTAGTGTGACTGAGAATATTTTTCTGGGGAATGAATTCTGTTCCAAAGGTATGATTGACTGGAAAAAGTCTCACGAAAAAGCCAAAGAACTTCTGAAAGTATTAAACGTAGATATTGATGTGACACAGCCGGTTAAGAAATTATCTGCAGCTTATCAGCAGATGGTATCTATCGCACATGCTCTTACCTATACACCAAAGGTTTTGATCTTGGATGAGCCGACAGCTGTACTGACAAACATAGAGGCACAAAATCTGTTTAATTCTATGCATCGTTTAAAAGAACAAGGAACTGCCATGGTATTTATCACTCATCATCTTGATGAAGTCATGGAAGAAACAGATAGAATTACCATTATGAAGGATGGACAGCTGGTAGAAGAAGTTCCAACTTCAGAGATTACGAAAGAAGAAATGATCACAAAAATGGCCGGTAAAAAGGTCAATGTGGCAAAACATATCAAACGTACCTATTCAAAGGAGAAGTTCTTTGAAGCCAAGAATCTTACCAGAACAGGTGAATTTGAGAATGTGAGTTTTGATGTGAAAAAAGGTGAGATACTCTGTGTAGCTGGACTTGTAGGTGCCGGACGTACAGAAATCTTCAAATGCGTCTTTGGAATTACAGAGAAAGAGCCGGGCGGACATACTTTCATTGAAGGAAAAGAAGTGAATATCAAATCTCCAATCGAAGCAATCAAATACGGAATGGGATATGTTTCAGAGGAAAGACGTCATGATGGAATTACTCCTGGAATGTCAGTAAAAGAAAATATGATCCTTCCATCCTATGGACAGATGACAAAGAATGGTCTGATTGATTATAAAAAGATTACAGAAATCGTTGACCAGTATATTGATTCCATGTCTATCAAGACAGCATCAAGAGAAACGCTGATCAAAAACCTTTCCGGTGGTAACCAGCAGAAAGTTATCGTAGCCAGATGGATGGCAAAGAATGTAAAAATGCTGATTCTGGATGAGCCGACACGAGGCATTGACGTAAATGCAAAAGGTGAGATCTACGACCTTATCCGTACACTTGCAGACAACGGCGTAGCAGTAGTTGTAATCTCTTCAGAAATGGAAGAGGTTCTGGCACTTGCAGACCGTATTATGGTCATTCATGCAGGAAAAGTCAGTGGATTCATTGACCAGGTGGAAACAACCTCACAGGAAGATGTCCTGAAGGTGGCATTTCAATAA
- a CDS encoding transketolase family protein, with protein MMGKEALSSAFSEMILEEAKKDKNIMVVCTDSRGSAKLGAYPDELPEQFVEMGIAEQNSVTVSAGMAYMGKKVFTIGPASFYSMRSAEQVKVDIAYSHNNVTVIGISGGISYGALGATHHSLQDISLMRAIPGLTVMIPSDAVQMRKITKELLESPRPTYIRIARSGVPVIYDENTEFKIGKAKRLTDGKDAAIIVCGQLVATALQAAEELKEEGINVSVVDMFTIKPLDTEMIETVAKECGCILTLEEHSIYGGLGGAVAEVAAQTEMVPLDICGIPDEDVPNGTDQEVFKYYKMDVQGIKDRVKILISKKSK; from the coding sequence ATGATGGGAAAAGAAGCTTTGAGTAGTGCTTTTTCTGAGATGATTCTGGAAGAAGCTAAGAAAGATAAAAATATTATGGTAGTATGTACGGACTCAAGAGGCTCAGCAAAACTTGGAGCTTACCCGGATGAACTCCCGGAGCAGTTCGTAGAGATGGGAATCGCAGAACAGAACAGCGTTACAGTTTCCGCAGGTATGGCTTATATGGGAAAGAAAGTATTTACCATCGGCCCGGCAAGCTTTTACAGCATGCGTTCTGCAGAACAGGTAAAAGTAGATATTGCTTATTCTCATAATAATGTAACAGTGATCGGAATCAGCGGAGGAATCAGCTATGGTGCTCTTGGTGCAACACACCATTCACTTCAGGATATTTCCCTGATGCGTGCGATTCCGGGACTGACAGTAATGATCCCGTCTGATGCCGTACAGATGAGAAAGATCACAAAAGAACTTCTGGAATCTCCTAGACCAACTTATATCAGAATTGCAAGAAGCGGAGTTCCGGTAATCTATGATGAAAATACAGAATTCAAGATTGGAAAAGCAAAACGCCTGACAGACGGTAAAGATGCAGCGATCATTGTATGCGGACAGCTTGTTGCAACAGCACTTCAGGCAGCAGAGGAACTGAAAGAAGAAGGAATCAACGTTTCTGTAGTAGATATGTTTACCATCAAACCGCTGGATACAGAGATGATCGAAACAGTAGCAAAAGAATGCGGATGTATCCTTACACTGGAAGAACACAGTATCTACGGCGGACTTGGCGGTGCAGTTGCAGAAGTTGCAGCACAGACAGAAATGGTACCGTTAGATATTTGTGGAATCCCTGATGAGGATGTACCGAATGGTACAGATCAGGAAGTCTTCAAGTACTATAAGATGGATGTACAGGGAATCAAAGACAGAGTAAAAATTCTGATCAGCAAAAAAAGTAAGTAA
- a CDS encoding thiamine phosphate synthase: protein MQKNPYENVIAVTNRSLCQRPFAEQIERVCSLHPKAVILREKDLPEEEYSRLAEQILEICKRYQVPCILHTYVNVAEKLHHPYIHLPIFLLEKYEGKLGGFRQIGSSVHSVEDALKAESLGADYLTAGHIYTTDCKKGLPPRGLEFLENVCKAVKIPVYAIGGIHPGTGQLNEIMEHGSAGGCIMSDMMKI from the coding sequence ATGCAGAAAAATCCTTATGAAAATGTAATTGCAGTGACCAACCGCTCCCTGTGTCAGCGTCCCTTTGCAGAACAGATCGAGCGTGTATGCAGCCTTCATCCGAAGGCGGTTATTCTGAGGGAAAAGGATCTGCCGGAGGAAGAATATTCTCGTCTGGCAGAGCAGATACTGGAAATCTGTAAGAGATATCAGGTTCCCTGCATATTACATACCTATGTAAACGTAGCAGAAAAACTGCATCATCCATACATTCATCTGCCAATATTTCTGTTGGAAAAATATGAGGGAAAGCTTGGAGGTTTCCGGCAGATCGGAAGTTCGGTCCACTCCGTAGAAGATGCATTGAAAGCAGAAAGTCTGGGAGCTGATTATCTTACGGCAGGACATATTTATACAACTGACTGTAAAAAAGGACTTCCACCCAGAGGACTGGAATTTCTGGAGAATGTCTGTAAAGCAGTAAAGATTCCTGTATATGCCATAGGAGGGATACATCCGGGAACAGGACAGTTAAATGAGATTATGGAACATGGTTCAGCCGGTGGATGTATTATGTCAGATATGATGAAGATATAG
- a CDS encoding transketolase yields MDAEKKKKLMIQASEIREKTVELIYHGGGGHIGGDLSETDVMVVLFDKMKHDPKNSKWEGRDYFILSKGHSAETYYSLLNRYGYIGQKEMDEFGSFGALLGGHPNKKVNGVEANTGSLGHGLGFATGIAIALKKNEKNNHVYVITGDGELAEGSNWEALMSAAKYKLDNLTWIVDRNHLQISGNTEDVMPIENLKEKAEAFGFKTIEINGHDYDEISDALDTREEGKPVCVIANTIKGKGLACAENQAGWHHKTPSLEQVEQLKEDMAEYRKELA; encoded by the coding sequence ATGGATGCAGAGAAAAAGAAGAAGTTGATGATACAAGCTTCTGAGATAAGAGAAAAAACAGTAGAACTGATCTATCACGGTGGAGGCGGACACATCGGAGGAGACTTATCAGAGACAGACGTGATGGTTGTTCTTTTTGACAAGATGAAACATGATCCGAAAAATTCGAAATGGGAAGGCAGAGATTATTTTATCCTCAGCAAAGGGCATTCAGCTGAAACCTATTATTCTCTCCTGAACAGATATGGCTATATTGGACAGAAAGAAATGGATGAATTTGGAAGCTTCGGTGCACTTCTCGGAGGGCATCCGAACAAGAAAGTAAACGGAGTAGAAGCAAATACAGGATCTCTTGGACATGGGCTTGGATTTGCGACAGGTATCGCCATTGCACTGAAGAAGAATGAAAAAAATAATCACGTTTATGTTATTACCGGTGACGGTGAACTTGCAGAAGGAAGCAACTGGGAAGCGTTAATGTCAGCAGCAAAATATAAACTGGATAATCTTACATGGATTGTAGACAGAAATCATTTACAAATTAGTGGAAATACAGAAGATGTAATGCCAATCGAGAACCTGAAAGAAAAAGCAGAAGCTTTCGGATTCAAGACAATCGAGATTAATGGTCATGATTATGATGAGATTTCAGATGCGTTGGATACCAGAGAAGAAGGAAAGCCGGTATGCGTCATTGCAAACACGATCAAAGGAAAAGGACTTGCATGTGCAGAAAATCAGGCAGGATGGCATCATAAGACACCAAGTCTGGAGCAGGTGGAACAGTTAAAAGAAGATATGGCTGAATACAGAAAGGAACTGGCATGA